The Vibrio chagasii genome includes a region encoding these proteins:
- the uvrC gene encoding excinuclease ABC subunit UvrC produces MTNLFDSVSFLKTVTEQPGVYRMYNAEAVVIYVGKAKNLKKRLSSYFRKKVDSEKTRALVSNIEKIDVTVTHTETEALILEHNYIKQYLPKYNVLLRDDKSYPYIFISGHKHPRLSMHRGAKKKKGEYFGPYPDSGAVRETLHLIQKIFPARQCEDTVYANRTRPCLMYQIGRCAAPCVSSIISDEEYSELVDYVRLFLQGKDKLVLETLIDKMDTASRELRFEQAATFRDQIQAIRRVQEQQYVSDDSMEDMDVLGFAQENGVACIHILMIRQGKVLGSRSHFPKIPNNTVREEVFSSFLSQYYLAHNEARTIPTRLILNADLMEDVTPIQEALCEVAGRKIHFNTNPSGTRGRYLKLSNTNALTAITTKINHKMTINQRFKELQEVLSMDAIKRMECFDISHTMGESTIASCVVFNQEGPVKPEYRRYNITGITGGDDYAAMAQALERRYSKQLDVDKIPDIIFIDGGKGQLNRAHEIISQYWGDWPFRPRMMGIAKGVTRKPGLETLITLEGEEFNLPSDAPALHLIQHIRDESHNHAIAGHRAKRGKTRRTSALEGIEGIGPKRRQALLKYMGGLQELKRATVEEIAKVPGISHSLAENIYQALKQ; encoded by the coding sequence GTGACCAACTTGTTTGACTCAGTCTCATTCCTCAAGACAGTAACCGAGCAGCCCGGCGTTTATCGAATGTATAACGCTGAGGCTGTCGTTATTTACGTCGGTAAAGCTAAGAACCTCAAAAAACGCCTTTCTAGTTATTTCCGTAAAAAAGTCGACAGTGAAAAAACACGCGCTCTAGTCAGCAACATCGAAAAGATTGATGTCACTGTAACGCACACGGAAACCGAAGCTCTTATTCTTGAGCACAACTACATCAAGCAGTACCTGCCAAAATATAACGTGCTCCTGCGTGATGATAAGTCGTACCCTTATATCTTCATTAGCGGTCACAAGCATCCTCGTTTGTCGATGCACCGTGGTGCTAAAAAGAAAAAAGGTGAATACTTTGGTCCTTACCCTGACTCCGGCGCTGTGCGTGAGACACTACACCTAATCCAAAAAATCTTCCCTGCTCGCCAGTGTGAAGATACGGTTTACGCCAACAGAACTCGTCCTTGCTTGATGTATCAGATTGGCCGTTGTGCTGCGCCATGTGTTAGCTCAATCATTTCTGACGAAGAGTACAGCGAACTGGTCGACTATGTTCGTTTATTCCTGCAAGGAAAAGATAAGTTAGTGCTTGAAACGCTCATCGATAAGATGGATACAGCAAGCCGTGAGCTTCGTTTTGAGCAAGCTGCGACTTTCCGTGACCAGATCCAAGCGATTCGACGCGTGCAAGAACAGCAATACGTATCTGACGACTCCATGGAAGATATGGATGTGTTGGGCTTTGCTCAAGAGAATGGCGTGGCGTGTATTCATATCTTGATGATTCGCCAAGGCAAAGTCTTGGGCAGTCGAAGCCATTTCCCTAAAATTCCGAACAATACGGTACGTGAAGAGGTTTTCTCTAGCTTCTTAAGCCAGTATTACCTAGCACATAATGAAGCGAGAACCATTCCAACTCGTTTGATTCTGAATGCTGATTTGATGGAAGACGTCACTCCTATTCAAGAAGCCTTGTGTGAAGTAGCGGGTCGCAAGATCCACTTCAACACAAACCCTTCCGGTACTCGTGGTCGTTATCTTAAATTGTCGAACACTAATGCGTTAACGGCGATTACCACTAAAATTAATCACAAAATGACGATTAATCAGCGTTTCAAAGAACTTCAAGAAGTGCTGTCGATGGATGCAATTAAGCGCATGGAATGTTTCGATATCAGTCATACCATGGGTGAAAGTACCATCGCGTCTTGTGTGGTGTTCAATCAAGAAGGCCCTGTTAAGCCCGAGTATCGTCGTTACAACATCACAGGCATTACCGGCGGTGATGATTACGCAGCAATGGCTCAGGCGCTTGAGAGACGTTATTCGAAGCAACTTGATGTTGATAAGATCCCAGACATTATCTTTATCGATGGGGGTAAAGGGCAACTTAACCGCGCTCATGAGATTATCTCTCAATATTGGGGAGATTGGCCTTTCAGACCGAGAATGATGGGTATTGCCAAAGGCGTGACGCGTAAACCTGGTTTAGAGACTCTCATTACCCTTGAAGGGGAAGAGTTTAATTTGCCAAGTGATGCTCCCGCTTTGCACCTTATTCAGCATATTCGTGACGAAAGCCATAATCATGCGATTGCAGGGCATAGAGCGAAGCGTGGTAAAACGCGCCGAACCAGTGCCTTGGAAGGAATTGAAGGGATAGGGCCAAAGCGTCGCCAAGCTTTGCTGAAATACATGGGTGGCTTACAAGAACTTAAGCGTGCAACTGTTGAAGAAATAGCCAAAGTGCCGGGCATTAGTCATTCTTTGGCAGAAAACATTTATCAAGCATTGAAACAATAG
- a CDS encoding HI1450 family dsDNA-mimic protein, producing the protein MTEANDLMSYDDAIDTAYDIFLEMAPDNLEPADVILFTAQFEDRGAAELVETGDDWVEHVGFEVDKEIYAEVRIGLVNEADDVLDDVFARMLISRDPEHKFCHMLWKRD; encoded by the coding sequence ATGACCGAAGCTAACGACCTAATGTCTTATGACGACGCAATTGATACTGCATACGACATCTTCCTAGAGATGGCACCCGATAACCTTGAACCTGCAGATGTGATTCTATTCACGGCTCAGTTTGAAGACCGTGGCGCTGCAGAGCTTGTTGAAACAGGTGATGATTGGGTTGAACATGTTGGCTTTGAAGTCGACAAAGAAATCTACGCAGAAGTGCGCATTGGTCTTGTGAATGAAGCTGATGACGTTCTAGACGACGTATTTGCTCGCATGCTAATCAGCCGTGACCCAGAGCATAAGTTCTGTCACATGCTGTGGAAGCGCGACTAA
- a CDS encoding nucleotidyltransferase family protein, which translates to MQLPVIDPTQPFQPEFQPVVNDLITFLKGGLGSNLHSVYIYGSVARKQAVAGRSNLDVVVVTHRPFPEQRTTLLNTIKWRFQKSSPQVTQVAIKTTLVSEVVDFDNIFTWGFMLKHLSVCVYGEDLSDCYGDFETSWEIAKHWNMDVENWLAVYRNKIARATTPEQQVSAQVIIAKKLLRASYSLVMYRDKYWFDNPVACGQQFLKYHPDREVEIQRLGILLSGRPIPKRSVIGILDGFGEWLVKQYQKTEFRIG; encoded by the coding sequence ATGCAGTTACCTGTTATTGACCCTACACAGCCTTTTCAACCCGAATTTCAACCTGTGGTTAACGATCTGATTACCTTCTTAAAAGGTGGGCTGGGTTCTAATCTTCACAGTGTCTATATTTATGGCAGTGTTGCTCGCAAGCAAGCGGTAGCCGGTCGCTCAAATCTTGACGTGGTTGTGGTGACACACCGTCCGTTTCCTGAGCAGCGAACTACGCTGTTAAACACCATTAAATGGCGCTTCCAAAAGAGCTCCCCACAGGTCACTCAAGTGGCAATAAAAACCACATTGGTGAGTGAAGTGGTCGACTTCGACAATATCTTCACGTGGGGTTTTATGCTCAAGCACCTGTCGGTGTGTGTATACGGTGAAGACTTATCAGATTGTTATGGTGATTTCGAAACTAGTTGGGAAATAGCCAAGCATTGGAATATGGACGTTGAAAACTGGTTAGCGGTATATCGAAACAAAATTGCGCGAGCAACAACGCCTGAACAGCAAGTCTCAGCGCAAGTGATCATCGCCAAGAAGCTGCTACGAGCAAGCTACTCTTTGGTGATGTACCGTGATAAGTATTGGTTTGATAACCCCGTTGCTTGTGGTCAGCAGTTCTTGAAGTATCACCCAGACAGAGAGGTCGAAATCCAACGACTGGGTATATTGCTTTCAGGCCGACCGATTCCGAAACGTTCAGTGATCGGCATTCTGGATGGGTTTGGGGAATGGCTGGTTAAGCAATATCAGAAAACAGAGTTTCGAATCGGATAG
- a CDS encoding RNA methyltransferase → MTKAKTDTQSKGYACIGLVNPKTPENVGSVMRAAGCYGANSVFYTGTRYDHARKFHTDTKEKHLELPLIGVEELKDIIPVGCVPVAVDLIEGAKPLPDYKHPPRAFYIFGPEDGTLKKEITDFCRDTIYVPTNGCMNLAASVNVVLYDRLAKGDNFSNHK, encoded by the coding sequence ATGACCAAAGCAAAAACAGACACACAATCCAAAGGCTATGCTTGCATTGGCCTAGTTAACCCAAAGACGCCTGAAAACGTAGGCTCTGTAATGCGAGCGGCTGGCTGCTACGGCGCTAACTCTGTGTTCTACACAGGCACACGATACGATCATGCGCGAAAATTCCATACCGACACCAAAGAGAAGCATTTAGAGCTGCCACTGATTGGTGTTGAAGAGCTGAAAGACATTATTCCAGTAGGCTGCGTGCCTGTGGCCGTTGATCTGATTGAAGGTGCGAAGCCTCTACCGGATTACAAACACCCACCACGCGCGTTTTATATTTTTGGCCCAGAAGATGGCACGCTAAAGAAAGAGATCACTGATTTCTGCCGCGACACGATTTACGTTCCAACCAATGGTTGTATGAACCTCGCTGCATCTGTGAACGTGGTGCTTTACGACCGCTTGGCGAAGGGTGATAACTTTTCGAATCATAAGTAG
- a CDS encoding DNA polymerase II — MDIQQGFVLTRQARDFSGRTQIDLWLSTPQGPTLLTIQNEKPVFFVAQSDVAACEVIATKESIDCQFKPLEIATFEQTPLAACYTSLSRSSFGLAQAFNNEEIQTFESDIRLADRFLMERFIKGSIEFTGTAVQKNQHRRVSNAKCRAGNYLPSLSMVSLDIECSEKGVLYSIGLDSPMDSRVIMIGEPQQAETKIQWVANEKALLEAMIAWFSEFDPDIIIGWNVIDFDFRLLHKRAEWNEVKLNIGRDNQPSFFRSSAQSQQGFITIPGRVVLDGIDMLKTATYHFRSWSLESVSRELLGEGKDIHNVHDRMDEINRMFKFDKPSLAKYNLQDCVLVNRIFEHTHLLDFVIERSRLTGVELDRVGGSVAAFTNLYLPQIHRAGYVAPNLEPENWIASPGGYVMDSIPNLYDSVLVLDFKSLYPSIIRSFLIDPMGLIEGLKLEIGPAENQAVDGFRGGQFHRTKHFLPEMIENLWAARDVAKKNNEKAFSQAIKIIMNSFYGVLGSSGCRFFDTRLASSITMRGHEIMKQTKVLIEDKGYQVIYGDTDSTFVSLNGSYDQDQADEIGHQLVAYINNWWTEHLKETYNLTSILELEYETHYRKFLMPTIRGSETGSKKRYAGLINQGDQEKIIFKGLESARTDWTPLAQQFQQTLYEMVFHDQDPTDYVRQFVDETSAGKHDDLLVYQKRLRRKLHEYQKNIPPQVRAARMADEVNAKLGRPLQYQNKGRIEYLITLNGPEPKEYLKSGIDYQHYIDKQIKPVAEAILPFIGLDFERVSGQQLGLF; from the coding sequence TTGGATATTCAGCAAGGCTTTGTACTTACAAGACAGGCGAGAGATTTTTCTGGGCGTACACAAATCGACTTGTGGTTAAGCACGCCTCAAGGCCCTACTCTTCTGACTATTCAAAACGAAAAGCCGGTATTTTTTGTTGCTCAATCTGATGTGGCCGCTTGTGAGGTTATTGCGACTAAAGAGTCGATAGACTGCCAATTTAAACCGCTTGAGATCGCGACCTTCGAACAAACCCCTCTCGCGGCTTGTTATACCTCACTATCACGAAGCAGTTTTGGTTTGGCACAAGCCTTTAACAACGAAGAAATCCAGACTTTTGAGAGCGATATTCGCCTTGCGGATCGCTTCCTAATGGAACGTTTTATCAAAGGAAGTATTGAGTTTACTGGAACGGCGGTACAAAAAAATCAACATCGTCGAGTCTCCAATGCTAAGTGCAGAGCGGGTAACTACTTACCCTCGCTTTCGATGGTTTCTCTGGATATCGAATGTTCAGAAAAAGGCGTGCTCTACTCTATTGGTTTAGACAGCCCGATGGACAGCCGAGTGATCATGATTGGGGAGCCACAACAAGCCGAAACCAAGATCCAGTGGGTCGCTAATGAGAAAGCACTGCTCGAAGCGATGATCGCATGGTTCTCTGAATTTGACCCCGACATCATCATTGGTTGGAATGTCATTGACTTCGATTTTAGGCTCTTACACAAGCGGGCGGAATGGAATGAGGTAAAGCTCAATATCGGTCGAGACAATCAACCTAGCTTCTTCCGTAGCTCAGCACAAAGCCAACAGGGCTTTATTACTATTCCAGGGCGTGTCGTTTTGGATGGCATCGATATGCTGAAAACAGCAACCTACCACTTCAGATCTTGGTCGCTTGAATCAGTCTCACGCGAACTACTTGGTGAAGGTAAGGATATTCATAACGTTCATGACCGCATGGATGAGATTAATCGAATGTTCAAGTTCGATAAGCCCTCACTGGCTAAGTACAACCTGCAAGACTGTGTGTTGGTAAATCGAATCTTCGAACACACCCACCTACTCGATTTCGTTATAGAGCGCTCTCGCTTGACCGGAGTTGAGCTAGACCGTGTTGGCGGATCTGTTGCAGCCTTTACCAATTTATATTTACCTCAGATACACAGAGCAGGTTATGTTGCCCCGAACCTAGAGCCAGAGAACTGGATTGCTAGCCCCGGAGGCTATGTGATGGACTCAATTCCTAACCTGTATGACTCCGTTCTGGTGCTCGACTTCAAAAGCCTATACCCGTCCATCATTCGTTCATTTTTGATTGACCCTATGGGGTTAATCGAAGGGTTGAAATTGGAAATCGGCCCAGCTGAAAACCAAGCCGTTGATGGCTTTCGCGGTGGGCAATTTCACCGCACCAAACACTTTTTACCAGAGATGATCGAAAACCTTTGGGCTGCTCGTGACGTCGCAAAGAAGAACAACGAAAAAGCCTTCTCTCAAGCCATTAAGATCATTATGAACTCTTTCTACGGCGTGTTAGGTTCCTCTGGCTGCCGCTTCTTTGATACTCGATTGGCGTCATCAATCACGATGCGTGGTCATGAAATCATGAAACAAACCAAGGTTCTGATCGAAGACAAGGGCTACCAAGTAATTTATGGGGATACCGATTCGACTTTCGTTTCCCTCAATGGCAGTTATGACCAAGATCAAGCCGACGAGATTGGCCATCAACTGGTCGCTTATATTAACAACTGGTGGACTGAGCACCTAAAAGAGACCTATAACCTGACCTCAATTCTTGAATTAGAATACGAGACCCACTATCGAAAATTCCTGATGCCAACCATTCGTGGTTCGGAAACAGGCTCGAAGAAGCGCTATGCCGGTTTAATCAACCAAGGCGACCAAGAGAAGATCATTTTCAAAGGGCTTGAGAGCGCGCGAACAGACTGGACACCACTCGCGCAACAGTTCCAACAAACCTTGTATGAAATGGTCTTCCACGACCAAGACCCAACCGACTACGTCAGACAGTTTGTTGATGAGACTTCAGCAGGTAAGCATGACGACTTGCTGGTTTACCAAAAGCGCCTGCGTCGCAAGTTGCATGAGTACCAAAAGAACATTCCGCCACAAGTTCGGGCTGCCAGAATGGCTGATGAGGTCAATGCAAAACTAGGGCGCCCACTTCAGTACCAAAACAAAGGACGTATTGAATACTTGATTACCTTGAATGGCCCAGAGCCCAAAGAGTATTTGAAGAGTGGTATCGATTATCAGCATTACATCGATAAGCAGATTAAGCCGGTGGCAGAAGCAATCTTGCCTTTCATTGGTTTAGATTTTGAGAGAGTCAGTGGGCAGCAATTAGGCTTATTCTAA
- the rnm gene encoding RNase RNM: protein MRIDLHSHTTASDGRLTPPELIDRALSFNIEALAITDHDTTDGLAEARNYIADNNLPIQLINGIEISTVWQNKDIHIVGLNVDPESPELKALIEQQKQHRIGRAELIAQRLEKATREGVLEEVKLIAGDAPITRAHFAKWLVDNGYAKTMQQVFKKFLTRNNPGYVPPTWCSMSDAVTAIHAAGGQAVLAHPGRYGFTAKWVKRLLTAFVEAKGDAMEVAQPQQAQQERRTLADYAIQYKLLASQGSDFHYPSPWMELGRNLWLPSGVEEVWKDWEFQTVSPSDSDVSI from the coding sequence ATGAGAATTGATCTACATAGTCATACAACAGCCTCAGATGGCCGACTTACTCCACCTGAGCTAATTGACCGAGCGCTAAGCTTTAACATCGAAGCGTTAGCGATTACAGATCATGATACGACGGATGGGCTTGCTGAAGCGCGTAACTATATTGCGGATAACAATCTTCCTATTCAGCTGATAAATGGCATCGAAATCTCAACAGTATGGCAAAACAAAGATATTCATATTGTTGGTTTAAACGTCGACCCTGAGTCACCAGAGCTGAAAGCTCTTATTGAACAACAGAAGCAGCACCGTATTGGCCGTGCCGAACTGATTGCCCAGCGCCTTGAGAAAGCAACACGCGAAGGGGTATTAGAAGAGGTTAAGTTGATTGCTGGCGATGCACCGATCACTCGCGCCCATTTTGCTAAGTGGCTAGTCGATAACGGTTATGCGAAAACCATGCAGCAAGTGTTCAAAAAGTTTCTTACTCGCAATAACCCGGGTTACGTGCCACCAACTTGGTGCTCAATGAGTGATGCTGTCACGGCCATTCACGCCGCTGGTGGGCAAGCGGTATTAGCGCACCCAGGCCGATATGGTTTTACTGCTAAGTGGGTTAAGCGCCTACTGACTGCATTTGTTGAGGCAAAAGGCGACGCGATGGAAGTGGCACAACCTCAACAAGCACAACAAGAAAGACGCACTCTTGCGGATTATGCTATACAATACAAACTATTAGCCTCCCAAGGCAGTGACTTCCATTATCCATCTCCTTGGATGGAACTTGGACGCAATCTCTGGCTACCTTCTGGGGTCGAAGAAGTATGGAAAGATTGGGAGTTTCAAACGGTTTCACCATCTGATAGCGATGTCAGTATCTAA
- the rluB gene encoding 23S rRNA pseudouridine(2605) synthase RluB, with protein MSEKLQKVLARAGHGSRRELEGLIKSGRVSVNGQVAKLGERLEDENSVIRIDGHTVSGKASEEVVCRVLAYYKPEGELCTRHDPEGRRTVFDRLPKIRGSRWISVGRLDANTSGLLLFTTDGELANRLMHPSRQVEREYLVRVFGEVTEQKVKNLVRGVELEDGMARFEDVVYAGGEGMNHTFYVAINEGRNREVRRLWESQETTVSRLKRVRYGDIYLDKKLPRGGWKELDLQEVNYLRELVELKPEKETLLDLDPSNTSRKRERSRSQKIRRAVKRHEERANAPKGRSNQAKRKKPATRGTTTPDSGRSAPAAKGKPQANKSKPKMNNGRPAKPAKPRTRQ; from the coding sequence ATGAGCGAAAAATTACAGAAGGTTTTAGCGCGAGCTGGTCACGGTTCTCGTCGTGAACTAGAAGGTTTAATCAAATCTGGCCGTGTAAGTGTTAACGGGCAAGTTGCGAAACTGGGCGAGCGTCTTGAAGACGAGAACTCAGTGATCCGTATCGATGGCCATACTGTTTCAGGTAAAGCGTCTGAAGAAGTGGTTTGTCGTGTACTTGCTTACTACAAACCTGAAGGTGAGCTATGTACTCGTCATGATCCTGAAGGTCGCCGCACAGTTTTCGATCGTCTACCTAAGATCCGTGGTTCTCGTTGGATTTCGGTTGGTCGTCTTGATGCGAACACGTCTGGTCTTTTGCTTTTCACTACCGATGGTGAACTTGCAAACCGTCTAATGCACCCAAGCCGTCAGGTTGAGCGTGAGTACCTAGTACGTGTATTTGGTGAAGTTACTGAACAGAAGGTTAAGAACCTTGTGCGCGGTGTTGAACTAGAAGACGGCATGGCTCGTTTCGAAGATGTGGTTTACGCTGGTGGTGAAGGTATGAACCATACTTTCTACGTAGCGATTAACGAAGGTCGTAACCGTGAGGTTCGTCGTCTTTGGGAATCACAAGAAACAACAGTAAGCCGCTTGAAGCGTGTACGTTACGGTGATATCTACCTTGACAAGAAACTGCCTCGTGGCGGTTGGAAAGAGCTAGATCTTCAAGAAGTAAACTACCTGCGTGAGCTTGTAGAACTTAAGCCAGAGAAAGAGACACTGTTGGACCTTGATCCTTCAAACACTTCTCGCAAGCGTGAGCGTTCTCGTAGCCAGAAAATTCGTCGCGCTGTTAAGCGTCACGAAGAGCGCGCAAATGCGCCAAAAGGCCGTAGCAACCAAGCTAAACGTAAGAAGCCAGCTACTCGTGGTACTACAACACCTGATTCAGGTCGCAGTGCACCAGCAGCAAAAGGCAAGCCTCAGGCTAACAAAAGCAAGCCAAAGATGAACAATGGTCGTCCGGCTAAACCAGCTAAGCCAAGAACACGTCAGTAA
- a CDS encoding L-threonylcarbamoyladenylate synthase, whose amino-acid sequence MSQFFYVHPDNPQARLINQAVAIVRNGGVVVYPTDSGYALGCQLENKQALERICKIRRIDDKHNFTLLCRDLSELSLYARVDNVAFRLLKAHTPGAYTFIFKATKEVPKRLMNAKRKTIGIRVPDNKIALDLLEAMGEPLMSTSLILPGNETTESDPEEIRDSLEHAVDVILNGGYLGEQPTTVIDFSDDDAVILRRGAGDPAPFE is encoded by the coding sequence ATGAGCCAGTTTTTTTATGTACACCCAGATAACCCACAAGCACGTTTAATCAATCAAGCGGTTGCGATTGTTCGTAATGGCGGTGTTGTGGTTTATCCAACAGACTCAGGCTATGCGCTGGGTTGTCAGCTTGAGAACAAACAAGCACTAGAACGTATTTGTAAGATTCGTCGTATCGACGATAAGCATAACTTCACTCTGTTATGCCGTGACTTGTCTGAACTGTCACTGTATGCACGCGTAGATAACGTTGCTTTTCGTCTGCTTAAGGCCCATACGCCAGGTGCTTATACGTTTATTTTTAAAGCGACCAAAGAAGTGCCAAAGCGTTTGATGAACGCGAAACGTAAAACCATTGGTATTCGTGTACCAGACAACAAGATCGCTCTAGACCTGTTAGAAGCGATGGGTGAGCCATTGATGTCTACGTCTCTTATCTTACCGGGTAATGAGACAACAGAGTCGGATCCAGAAGAAATTCGCGACAGCCTAGAACACGCTGTTGATGTTATTTTGAATGGTGGCTACTTAGGTGAACAACCGACCACAGTGATTGACTTCAGCGACGATGATGCTGTCATTCTGCGCCGTGGTGCCGGTGATCCAGCGCCGTTTGAATAA
- the uvrY gene encoding UvrY/SirA/GacA family response regulator transcription factor gives MINVFLVDDHELVRTGIRRIIEDVRGMNVAGEAESGEDAAKWCRTNNTDVILMDMNMPGIGGLEATKKILRFNPDVKIIVLTVHTENPFPTKVMQAGAAGYLTKGAGPDEMVNAIRVVNSGQRYISPEIAQQMALSQFSPASENPFADLSERELQIMMMITKGQKVTDISEQLNLSPKTVNSYRYRLFSKLDISGDVELTHLAIRHGMLDTETL, from the coding sequence TTGATAAATGTTTTCCTTGTAGATGATCACGAGCTGGTTCGCACAGGGATACGACGTATTATTGAAGACGTCCGTGGAATGAACGTAGCAGGGGAAGCTGAAAGCGGTGAAGATGCTGCAAAATGGTGTCGTACTAACAATACTGACGTTATTTTGATGGATATGAATATGCCTGGTATTGGTGGCTTAGAAGCAACCAAGAAGATCTTGCGTTTCAACCCTGATGTTAAAATCATCGTTTTAACTGTTCATACGGAAAATCCGTTTCCAACTAAAGTGATGCAAGCTGGAGCTGCTGGTTACCTTACTAAAGGGGCAGGTCCGGATGAAATGGTCAATGCAATTCGAGTGGTCAACAGTGGCCAGCGATACATTTCACCAGAAATTGCGCAGCAGATGGCTTTGAGCCAATTCTCGCCTGCGTCTGAAAATCCATTCGCAGACTTATCTGAACGTGAACTTCAAATCATGATGATGATTACCAAAGGTCAGAAAGTGACGGATATTTCAGAACAACTCAATCTAAGTCCTAAGACAGTCAATAGTTACCGCTACCGTTTGTTCAGCAAACTGGATATCAGTGGTGATGTAGAGCTGACGCACTTAGCGATTAGACATGGAATGTTAGACACTGAGACCCTTTAA
- the efpL gene encoding elongation factor P-like protein EfpL: MPRASEIKKGFAITVESKTVIVKDIEVTTPGGRGGQKIYRFRGNDVATGVKTEVRHKADEIVETIDVTKRAVMFSYVDGNEYIFMDNEDYTQFIFNGETIEDELLFINEDTQGMYAILIDGNAATLELPTSVELVIEETDPSIKGASASARTKPARLSTGLTIQVPEYIATGDKVVVNTAERKYMNRAS; encoded by the coding sequence ATGCCTAGAGCAAGTGAAATTAAAAAAGGTTTTGCTATCACAGTAGAAAGCAAAACAGTCATTGTTAAAGATATCGAAGTAACAACACCAGGTGGCCGTGGCGGTCAAAAGATTTACCGTTTCCGTGGTAACGACGTAGCAACTGGCGTTAAAACTGAAGTTCGCCACAAGGCTGACGAAATCGTTGAAACGATCGATGTAACAAAGCGTGCAGTAATGTTCTCTTACGTTGATGGCAACGAGTACATCTTCATGGACAACGAAGATTACACACAATTCATCTTCAACGGTGAAACTATCGAAGACGAACTACTGTTCATCAACGAAGACACTCAAGGTATGTACGCTATCCTTATCGACGGCAACGCAGCAACACTTGAGCTACCAACGTCTGTTGAGCTAGTTATCGAAGAGACTGACCCTTCAATCAAAGGTGCATCAGCGTCTGCTCGTACTAAGCCTGCTCGTCTTTCTACAGGTCTGACTATCCAAGTACCTGAGTACATCGCGACTGGCGACAAAGTAGTAGTAAACACTGCTGAACGTAAATACATGAACCGCGCAAGCTAA